From a single Rodentibacter sp. JRC1 genomic region:
- the malE gene encoding maltose/maltodextrin ABC transporter substrate-binding protein MalE: protein MSKKLLKFTLTTMAGLVLSSSVMAKMTEGKLVIWINGDKGYNGLAEVGKKFETDTGVSVLVEHPDKLEEKFPQVASTGDGPDIIFWAHDRFGGYAQAGLLAELQPSQEFKDKFVDFSWNAETYNGKIIGYPVAIEALSLIYNKDLTPEAPKSWEEILELDKKLKKEGKNAIMWNLAEPYFTWPVVASNGGYAFKFVNGSYDVSDIGVNNQGAQKGLQFVVDMVKNKVINADMDYAVAEASFNKGESALTINGPWAWGNIEKSKINYGVAVLPTLNGKASKPFVGVLSAAVNAASPNKDLAKEFLENYLLTDEGLAVVNADKPLGAVALKSYQEKLAKDSRIAATMENAKNGEIMPNIPQMSAFWYAERSAIINAVSGRQEVKAALDDARARIQK from the coding sequence ATGAGTAAAAAATTATTGAAATTTACTTTAACGACAATGGCGGGATTAGTCTTATCTTCATCTGTAATGGCGAAGATGACGGAAGGAAAATTAGTCATTTGGATTAATGGTGACAAAGGTTATAACGGGCTTGCCGAAGTGGGTAAAAAATTTGAGACTGACACGGGCGTATCCGTTTTAGTTGAACACCCGGATAAATTAGAAGAAAAATTTCCACAAGTCGCCTCTACCGGAGATGGTCCGGATATTATTTTTTGGGCGCACGACCGTTTTGGAGGATATGCTCAAGCAGGTTTATTAGCCGAGCTACAACCAAGCCAAGAGTTTAAAGATAAATTTGTAGATTTCTCTTGGAATGCGGAAACTTACAATGGCAAGATTATTGGTTATCCTGTTGCAATTGAAGCGTTATCACTTATCTATAATAAAGATTTAACACCTGAGGCGCCTAAATCTTGGGAAGAAATTTTAGAACTTGATAAAAAGCTTAAAAAAGAAGGCAAAAATGCCATTATGTGGAATTTAGCCGAGCCTTATTTTACTTGGCCGGTGGTAGCTTCAAACGGTGGTTACGCTTTTAAATTCGTCAATGGTAGCTATGATGTAAGTGATATTGGTGTTAACAATCAAGGGGCTCAAAAAGGGTTACAGTTCGTAGTCGATATGGTTAAAAATAAAGTCATTAATGCTGATATGGATTATGCTGTTGCCGAGGCAAGTTTTAATAAAGGAGAAAGTGCATTAACAATTAATGGCCCTTGGGCATGGGGCAATATTGAGAAAAGCAAAATTAACTATGGTGTTGCCGTTCTTCCTACCTTGAATGGCAAAGCATCCAAGCCGTTTGTCGGAGTATTAAGTGCAGCTGTAAATGCAGCAAGTCCGAATAAAGATTTGGCTAAAGAATTTTTAGAAAATTACTTACTTACCGATGAAGGATTGGCTGTGGTTAATGCGGATAAGCCACTTGGTGCCGTAGCCTTGAAGTCCTATCAAGAAAAATTGGCTAAAGATTCTCGTATTGCGGCAACTATGGAAAATGCAAAAAATGGTGAAATTATGCCGAATATTCCGCAAATGTCAGCATTTTGGTATGCAGAACGTAGTGCGATTATTAATGCAGTATCCGGACGGCAAGAAGTAAAAGCCGCATTGGATGATGCTCGGGCGAGAATTCAAAAATAA
- a CDS encoding polysaccharide biosynthesis protein, protein MSNKTIAKNTLFLYIRMLFNMGAMLYISRVVLHVLGVEDFGIYNIVMGVVILFSFFNGTMTATTQRFINVEKASNDVERINKVFNISLLNHLFIMLIVAVLAETVGLWFLNHKLNIPVARIQAANVVYQIALLIALIEIIKVPFNAMIVAHERMSFYAWLGLGETAFKLSAIFILMQIEQYDKLIAYSLLLLCVSVLVFSLYFNFTRRTFYMETRFRFQKDLNKTKEMAGFSGWMLLGQTAYIASTQGLNMVINLFFGVTVNAAVGIATQVDTAVYSFVNNFQVAFNPQLVQSYATKDYERNKKLILGTSKYSFYLIAILSAPVLYFTHTLLTLWLGDHLPMYAVQLVQATLLCSLISAMSGSFWMTALAIGSNSIKQYNIILSLIDLCTVPLAYYLFTLGYNPVYAFIGRFSTALFMQIYRIYFINKKIKFNRKEFVTYLLNIGMVFSLLIGLIYLSDTQRLYSFFEFLSEAVLLESVLIIVILLFGLNQAEKAFLFSYILKKVKK, encoded by the coding sequence ATGTCAAACAAAACCATTGCTAAAAATACCCTCTTTCTCTACATTCGTATGCTCTTTAATATGGGAGCAATGCTTTATATTTCACGTGTCGTATTACATGTGTTGGGCGTAGAAGATTTCGGTATTTATAATATCGTGATGGGGGTGGTGATTCTATTTTCGTTTTTTAACGGCACAATGACGGCGACGACACAACGCTTTATCAATGTGGAAAAAGCTTCAAATGATGTCGAACGCATCAATAAAGTCTTTAATATAAGTCTTCTCAACCATTTATTTATTATGCTCATTGTTGCGGTGCTGGCGGAAACAGTGGGGCTTTGGTTTCTAAACCATAAATTAAATATTCCCGTCGCTCGAATACAAGCCGCAAATGTAGTGTATCAAATTGCATTATTAATCGCCTTAATTGAAATTATTAAAGTGCCGTTTAATGCAATGATTGTGGCACACGAGCGTATGTCTTTTTATGCTTGGTTGGGCTTGGGAGAAACGGCGTTTAAACTCTCCGCTATTTTTATTTTAATGCAAATTGAACAGTACGATAAATTGATCGCTTATAGCTTGCTTTTACTCTGTGTGAGCGTACTTGTTTTCTCACTTTATTTTAATTTCACACGCCGTACTTTTTATATGGAAACCCGATTTCGTTTTCAAAAAGACTTGAATAAAACTAAAGAAATGGCAGGTTTCTCCGGTTGGATGTTGCTCGGACAAACAGCTTATATCGCCTCTACTCAAGGCTTAAATATGGTGATAAACCTCTTTTTCGGGGTCACCGTTAATGCCGCAGTAGGCATTGCCACACAGGTGGATACGGCTGTTTATAGCTTTGTGAACAATTTCCAAGTGGCATTTAATCCGCAACTTGTGCAGTCTTATGCGACAAAAGATTATGAACGCAATAAAAAATTGATTCTCGGTACATCAAAATATTCCTTTTATCTGATTGCGATTTTATCTGCCCCCGTGCTTTATTTCACTCACACGTTACTCACGCTTTGGCTAGGGGATCATTTACCCATGTATGCGGTTCAATTGGTACAGGCCACACTGCTATGTTCACTCATTAGTGCAATGTCCGGCTCATTTTGGATGACTGCACTCGCCATCGGTTCAAACAGTATTAAGCAATACAATATTATTTTATCCCTGATCGATCTTTGCACCGTCCCACTCGCCTATTATTTATTCACCCTTGGTTATAATCCGGTATATGCGTTTATCGGTCGATTTTCGACCGCACTTTTTATGCAAATTTATCGTATCTACTTTATTAACAAAAAAATTAAATTTAATCGAAAAGAGTTTGTCACATACTTGCTGAATATCGGTATGGTTTTCTCCCTATTAATCGGACTAATTTATTTGTCAGATACGCAACGCCTCTATTCTTTCTTTGAATTTTTGAGTGAAGCGGTATTATTGGAAAGCGTCCTAATTATCGTTATTTTGCTCTTTGGTTTAAATCAAGCGGAAAAAGCATTCCTATTTAGTTATATTTTGAAAAAGGTAAAAAAATGA
- a CDS encoding glycosyltransferase family 25 protein, whose translation MNKYLISLDKDVQRRELFFLQPDTADFRIFSALNTMQLEWDELDEKFDLNEFERHYGRKVTKGEIGCTLSHLEVYRLIVADENVAEDDYVLVCEDDALFAPNFQQNLTALLSQKNEMPIVLIGQSKIATFDDSELEINYPTTFSFLRHKAGGITYAYPYKSYFAGTVGYLIKKSAARTFLTRLEQVKPFWLADDFLLFETEFALQNQVVRPLMVIENPQLTSNLEAIRGSQANNLVKKLIKYPLKKLMAIQKNLGK comes from the coding sequence ATGAATAAATATTTGATTTCCCTTGATAAAGATGTGCAGCGTCGTGAGCTTTTTTTCTTGCAACCGGATACAGCGGATTTTCGCATTTTTTCTGCGTTGAATACGATGCAGCTTGAGTGGGACGAGCTGGACGAAAAATTCGATTTAAACGAATTTGAACGGCATTACGGGCGTAAAGTCACTAAAGGTGAGATTGGCTGTACCCTAAGCCATCTAGAGGTGTATCGTTTGATTGTAGCGGATGAAAACGTCGCCGAAGATGATTATGTACTTGTATGTGAAGATGATGCGCTGTTTGCGCCAAATTTTCAGCAAAATTTGACCGCACTTTTATCGCAAAAAAATGAAATGCCCATTGTCTTGATCGGACAATCAAAAATTGCGACTTTTGATGATTCGGAATTAGAAATTAATTATCCCACAACCTTCTCTTTTCTTCGTCATAAAGCAGGAGGTATAACTTATGCTTACCCTTATAAAAGTTATTTTGCCGGTACAGTGGGGTATTTAATTAAAAAATCGGCAGCCCGTACTTTTTTGACGCGACTTGAACAAGTTAAACCTTTTTGGCTTGCCGATGATTTTTTATTATTTGAAACAGAGTTTGCTTTACAAAACCAAGTGGTGCGTCCTTTAATGGTGATTGAAAATCCACAGTTAACGAGCAATTTGGAAGCGATTCGCGGTTCTCAAGCAAATAATTTAGTGAAAAAATTGATTAAATATCCGCTGAAAAAATTAATGGCGATTCAGAAAAATTTAGGAAAATAA
- the malG gene encoding maltose ABC transporter permease MalG, with protein MAIVQPKSMRYRLWATHAVLILFISLIMFPLLMVIGISLRPGNLALGDLIPREISWEHWKLALGFDVIHPDGSVTPPPFPVLLWLWNSVKVATITAVGIVALSTTCAYAFARMKFKGKKTLLQGMLIFQMFPAVLSLVALYALFDRLGQYVPFLGLNTHAGVIFAYLGGIALHVWTIKGYFETIDSSLEEAASLDGATPWQAFRLILLPLSVPILAVVFILSFIAAITEVPVASLLLRDVNSYTLAVGMQQYLYAQNYLWGDFAAAAVLSAIPITAVFLIAQRWLVGGLTAGGVKG; from the coding sequence ATGGCTATCGTACAACCAAAATCTATGCGTTATCGACTCTGGGCAACTCATGCCGTACTAATTCTATTTATTTCACTTATTATGTTTCCATTACTGATGGTGATTGGCATTTCGTTACGACCCGGGAATTTGGCACTTGGTGATCTTATTCCACGTGAGATTTCTTGGGAACACTGGAAACTTGCCTTAGGCTTTGATGTTATTCATCCCGATGGCTCTGTTACACCGCCGCCATTTCCTGTACTACTATGGTTATGGAATTCGGTAAAAGTCGCTACGATCACTGCGGTAGGCATTGTTGCACTTTCTACTACCTGTGCTTATGCCTTTGCCAGAATGAAATTTAAAGGTAAAAAAACACTATTACAAGGAATGTTGATTTTCCAAATGTTTCCGGCTGTATTATCTTTAGTGGCACTTTATGCATTATTTGATCGCTTAGGACAATACGTTCCATTTCTTGGGCTAAACACTCACGCCGGAGTGATATTTGCCTACTTGGGAGGAATTGCTTTACATGTTTGGACTATCAAGGGTTATTTTGAAACCATTGATAGTTCTTTAGAGGAAGCCGCTTCTTTAGATGGAGCAACGCCGTGGCAGGCATTCAGACTCATTTTACTTCCATTGTCCGTACCGATTTTAGCGGTAGTATTCATTCTTTCTTTTATTGCAGCTATTACAGAAGTGCCTGTTGCGTCATTACTTTTACGTGATGTCAATAGCTATACACTTGCCGTGGGAATGCAACAATATCTCTATGCTCAAAATTATCTTTGGGGGGATTTTGCCGCTGCCGCAGTATTATCTGCAATTCCTATTACAGCGGTATTTCTAATCGCACAACGTTGGTTAGTAGGGGGATTAACTGCAGGCGGTGTGAAAGGATAA
- a CDS encoding YdcF family protein → MMELKKLITAIILPPSNVLILWLLALILAKLKFKKLSRILTALGIGSLYILSIPFTAQTLKDSLITEDHLTLEDYKQAQAIVLLGGGLRDSKELYSPLASTAIQLERLRYAAYLQKETALPLLITGASPTGAIEAKVAAEELLYFFNVPTKWIESRALTTKENALFTKEMLAKNHIDKIVLVTNEWHMQRAKLLFQKQGFEVLPAGVGEGITPENYGLNLMHFVPQGGALAKNTQLLKEWLGYWKEK, encoded by the coding sequence ATGATGGAACTCAAAAAACTCATTACCGCTATCATTCTGCCGCCATCTAATGTTTTAATTCTATGGCTGTTGGCGTTAATTCTCGCAAAGTTAAAGTTCAAAAAATTAAGCCGAATTTTGACCGCACTTGGTATCGGTTCACTTTACATATTAAGCATTCCCTTTACGGCTCAAACCTTAAAAGACAGCTTAATTACGGAGGATCACTTAACCCTTGAGGATTATAAACAGGCGCAAGCCATTGTGTTATTAGGCGGAGGATTGCGTGATAGTAAAGAACTCTACTCACCGCTCGCCTCCACCGCAATTCAATTAGAACGCCTGCGTTACGCCGCTTATTTACAAAAAGAAACCGCTTTGCCGTTGTTAATCACCGGAGCCAGTCCAACCGGAGCCATCGAAGCAAAAGTTGCCGCTGAAGAATTATTGTATTTCTTTAATGTGCCGACAAAATGGATTGAATCCCGAGCCTTAACAACAAAAGAAAACGCACTGTTTACGAAGGAAATGTTGGCGAAAAATCACATCGACAAAATCGTTCTTGTCACCAATGAGTGGCATATGCAGCGTGCAAAATTGCTCTTTCAAAAACAAGGGTTTGAAGTCTTGCCAGCCGGCGTCGGCGAAGGCATCACACCGGAAAATTACGGATTAAATCTAATGCACTTCGTCCCTCAAGGCGGCGCGTTAGCGAAAAATACACAGTTATTGAAAGAATGGTTGGGCTATTGGAAAGAAAAGTAA
- a CDS encoding polysaccharide pyruvyl transferase family protein, translating into MNSTLISLKQKLAPIADLIKDKNDVFYLDYPLHLNVGDLLIYHGTEQFFKDHHINITLKRCEFDVDLNEIKRKITPNTTILLHGGGNFGDLYPQHQKIRETMVQHFPNNRIIVLPQTLYFKDQKNLEKSAALFRRHNDCYLLARDERTEETFKQFSQKVSLSPDMAHELYGILPTKKNSTDKQLYFLRKDIEASNVEKTILATLPPNANVKDWDDILSRVDDVVLAFSWRINKFANKQNWGWLKDLFHQFWFAYTKRIVNRVAKIFLQNDSITTTRLHGHIFSCLLEIPNRVCDNAYGKNSGYANLWTKEIDFVEIDKK; encoded by the coding sequence ATGAACTCAACATTAATTTCTCTAAAGCAAAAACTTGCGCCGATTGCGGATTTAATCAAAGATAAAAACGATGTGTTTTACCTTGATTATCCATTGCATTTAAATGTCGGCGATTTATTGATTTATCACGGAACAGAACAATTTTTTAAAGATCATCATATTAATATCACCTTAAAACGTTGCGAATTTGATGTGGATCTTAATGAGATAAAACGAAAAATTACCCCGAATACGACCATCTTGTTACACGGCGGCGGTAATTTTGGCGATCTTTACCCTCAACACCAAAAAATTCGCGAAACAATGGTTCAACATTTCCCGAATAATCGCATTATCGTGCTGCCACAAACGTTATATTTTAAAGATCAAAAAAATCTGGAAAAATCAGCCGCACTTTTCCGCCGACATAATGATTGCTACTTACTCGCACGTGATGAACGTACCGAAGAAACCTTCAAACAATTTTCGCAAAAAGTTTCCTTATCGCCGGATATGGCACACGAACTCTATGGAATATTACCGACCAAGAAAAATTCCACCGATAAGCAACTTTATTTCTTACGGAAAGATATTGAAGCCAGTAATGTAGAAAAAACGATTCTTGCCACACTGCCTCCTAACGCCAATGTGAAAGACTGGGATGATATTCTTTCCCGCGTAGATGATGTTGTGTTAGCGTTTAGCTGGCGTATTAATAAATTTGCCAATAAACAAAATTGGGGGTGGCTGAAAGATCTTTTTCATCAATTTTGGTTTGCTTATACCAAACGCATTGTTAATCGCGTGGCAAAAATCTTCTTACAAAACGATTCGATAACGACAACACGTTTACACGGCCATATTTTTTCATGCTTACTTGAAATTCCGAATCGGGTTTGCGACAACGCCTATGGCAAAAATTCCGGCTACGCCAATTTATGGACAAAAGAAATTGATTTTGTGGAAATTGATAAAAAATGA
- the malF gene encoding maltose ABC transporter permease MalF — MLKNIDSAPSKFSANYLKKLLIGTVFLIDFYLVTLMYSSGEYLFALLTLVILTSGLYIFGSQKAYSWRYVFPGMMGMVIFILFPLVATIAIAFTNYSGTNQLSFERALSVLTQQHYFSGSKYDFKLYPQADKRFKLAIHNKNTDQIFVSDDILLTDTPVNVVEKTIPNGESSPLKVVTQNRAALQAMTVILPDGNELTMSSLRQFSEQKMRYTYDENTKILTNNETMKRYRANDDKGFFQAINDSGGWENETLEPGYTVATGFHNFVKIFTDEGIQKPFIQIFIWTIVFSVLTVVFTVIIGMVLACIVQWEALQGKSVYRLLLILPYAVPAFISILVFKGLFNQSFGEINMILNHFFGIRPEWFNDPFLAKVMILIVNTWLGYPYMMILCMGLLKAIPQELYEASAMDGASTWQNFTKITFPLLLKPLTPLMIASFAFNFNNFVLIQLLTNGRPDMIGTTTPAGYTDLLVSYTYRIAFEGSGSQDFGLAAAIATIIFLLVGGLALLNIKATKMKLD, encoded by the coding sequence ATGCTAAAAAATATTGATTCTGCTCCATCGAAATTCTCCGCTAACTACTTAAAAAAGCTATTAATCGGAACGGTTTTTCTGATCGATTTTTATTTGGTTACGCTGATGTACTCTAGTGGGGAATATTTATTTGCACTTCTAACTTTAGTAATTTTAACATCCGGCTTATATATTTTCGGTAGTCAAAAAGCTTATTCGTGGCGTTATGTTTTTCCCGGTATGATGGGAATGGTAATTTTCATTTTATTTCCGCTTGTTGCGACCATTGCTATCGCCTTTACCAATTATAGTGGTACGAATCAACTTTCTTTTGAACGGGCGTTGAGCGTATTGACACAACAACATTATTTTTCCGGTAGCAAATACGACTTCAAATTGTATCCGCAAGCGGATAAACGCTTTAAATTAGCTATACACAATAAAAATACCGATCAAATTTTTGTTTCCGATGATATTTTATTGACGGACACTCCGGTAAATGTTGTAGAAAAAACGATACCGAACGGTGAAAGCTCACCGTTAAAAGTTGTTACGCAAAATCGTGCTGCATTGCAGGCAATGACTGTGATTTTGCCTGATGGAAATGAATTGACGATGAGTTCTCTGCGTCAATTTTCAGAACAAAAAATGCGTTACACTTATGATGAAAATACAAAAATTTTAACGAATAATGAAACAATGAAACGTTACCGTGCTAACGATGATAAAGGTTTTTTCCAAGCGATTAATGACAGTGGCGGGTGGGAAAATGAAACACTTGAGCCGGGTTATACCGTAGCGACGGGATTTCATAATTTTGTTAAAATTTTTACCGATGAAGGTATCCAAAAACCATTTATACAAATCTTTATTTGGACAATTGTATTTTCGGTTTTAACGGTTGTATTTACCGTTATTATTGGAATGGTCCTTGCTTGTATAGTGCAATGGGAAGCATTACAAGGGAAAAGTGTTTATCGCTTATTACTTATTTTACCTTATGCTGTTCCCGCTTTTATTTCCATCTTAGTATTCAAGGGATTATTTAACCAAAGTTTTGGTGAGATCAATATGATTTTAAATCATTTTTTTGGCATCAGACCGGAATGGTTTAATGATCCGTTTCTTGCAAAGGTAATGATTTTAATCGTAAATACTTGGCTGGGTTATCCTTATATGATGATTTTATGTATGGGGTTACTCAAAGCGATTCCACAGGAACTCTATGAGGCTTCTGCGATGGATGGTGCTTCAACGTGGCAAAACTTTACCAAAATTACCTTTCCACTGTTGTTAAAGCCATTAACACCGCTGATGATTGCAAGTTTCGCCTTTAATTTTAATAATTTTGTCTTGATTCAGTTATTAACTAATGGCCGTCCGGATATGATTGGTACGACGACACCAGCGGGTTATACAGATTTATTGGTAAGCTACACTTATCGTATTGCTTTTGAAGGTAGCGGTTCTCAAGATTTCGGTTTGGCAGCAGCTATCGCAACGATTATCTTCTTATTGGTGGGCGGTTTGGCATTATTAAATATCAAAGCAACCAAAATGAAATTAGACTAG